A window of Xyrauchen texanus isolate HMW12.3.18 chromosome 10, RBS_HiC_50CHRs, whole genome shotgun sequence contains these coding sequences:
- the LOC127650147 gene encoding uncharacterized protein LOC127650147, which produces MQWKDPMNTSTWMKLGLHNLTKRRKRGRNVIGHQAIVGVPGQRGGNVTLCAAISNHGAVHHHANLGPYNTHQLLISLNHMRDALLGQQDEHPIYVVVWDNVSFYRALQVREWFNMNQGFINLCLPPYSPFLNPIEEFFSWRWKVYERQPYTRVNLLQAMGLACGDIGVEACQAWIRHARGFLPHCLARQNVACDVDEVLWPDPVRRHDAVAE; this is translated from the coding sequence ATGCAATGGAAAGACCCCATGAATACATCTACATGGATGAAGCTGGGTTTACATAATCTCACGAAAAGGAGAAAGAGAGGCCGTAATGTGATTGGCCATCAGGCCATTGTTGGTGTTCCTGGGCAGCGTGGTGGCAATGTCACATTATGTGCTGCCATCAGCAATCATGGGGCTGTCCACCATCATGCCAACCTGGGGCCCTACAACACTCACCAGCTCCTCATTTCCCTCAATCACATGCGAGATGCTCTGTTAGGGCAGCAGGATGAGCATCCCATCTATGTTGTTGTTTGGGACAATGTGAGTTTTTACAGAGCCCTCCAGGTTAGAGAGTGGTTCAATATGAACCAAGGTTTTATCAATCTTTGCCTTCCACCGTACTCCCCTTTCCTAAACCCCATTGAGGAATTCTTCTCATGGCGGTGGAAGGTATATGAACGCCAACCTTACACCAGGGTAAATCTCCTGCAAGCCATGGGACTTGCCTGTGGTGACATAGGTGTGGAGGCATGCCAAGCCTGGATACGGCATGCCAGGGGTTTTTTACCCCATTGCCTGGCCAGACAAAATGTGGCCTGTGATGTGGATGAAGTCCTGTGGCCTGACCCAGTACGGAGACATGACGCTGTGGCTGAGTAA